One genomic window of Punica granatum isolate Tunisia-2019 chromosome 1, ASM765513v2, whole genome shotgun sequence includes the following:
- the LOC116200466 gene encoding plastidic ATP/ADP-transporter-like, protein METAFLRTGGLICLPKSPRRTTAFLSSSNGLKHRALSLKTTSLSGFPLSLKNSYKFNGFTSNPGGVFQKNRSFHICRAETAAAASADGQPLFAEPEKPKIFGIETVTFKKIIPLGLMFFCILFNYTILRDTKDVLVVTAKGSSAEIIPFLKTWVNLPMAVGFMLLYTKLANVLSKKALFYTVIVPFIAFFGAFGFVLYPLSNYIHPEALADKLLGTLGPRFLGPLAILRIWSFCLFYVMAELWGSVVISVLFWGFANQITTVDEAKKFYPLFGLGANVALIFSGRTVKYFSNLRKNLGPGVDGWAISLKAMMSIVVLMGLAICGLYWWVNTFVPLPTRSKKKKEKHKMGTMESLKFLVSSRYIRDLATLVVAYGISINLVEVTWKSKLKAQFPSPNEYSSFMGDFSTATGIATFTMMLLSQFIFDKYGWGVAAKIAPTVLLLTGVGFFSLILFGDPFAPTLAKFGMTPLLAAVYVGAMQNIFSKSAKYSLFDPCKEMAYIPLDEDTKVKGKAAIDVVCNPLGKSGGALIQQFMILTFGSLANSTPYLGGILMVIVLGWLAAAKSLDTQFTALRREEELEKEMEQASVKIPVVAQNESGGTSVGGDLSLNPTAGDSSTS, encoded by the exons ATGGAGACTGCTTTCTTGAGAACCGGCGGGCTCATTTGTCTGCCCAAAAGCCCCAGAAGGACAACCGCCTTCCTCAGCTCCTCCAATGGCCTAAAGCACAGAGCTTTGTCCCTAAAAACCACTTCCCTTTCTGGGTTCCCCTTATCTCTCAAGAACTCATACAAATTCAATGGCTTTACCTCGAATCCTGGTGGGGTTTTTCAGAAGAACAGGAGCTTCCACATCTGCAGGGCTGAGACTGCTGCAGCAGCTTCAGCTGACGGGCAGCCACTGTTTGCTGAACCTGAGAAGCCCAAAATCTTCGGCATTGAGACTGTGACTTTCAAGAAGATTATCCCCCTCGGGCTAATGTTCTTCTGCATTCTCTTCAACTATACAATCCTTAGGGATACAAAGGATGTCTTAGTTGTGACAGCTAAAGGGAGCAGTGCAGAAATTATCCCATTCCTCAAAACATGGGTCAATCTGCCGATGGCTGTTGGCTTCATGTTGCTGTACACCAAATTGGCCAACGTGTTGTCAAAGAAAGCCCTCTTCTACACAGTCATTGTTCCCTTCATTGCCTTCTTTGGAGCATTTGGTTTTGTGCTGTACCCTCTTAGCAACTACATTCACCCTGAGGCTCTTGCCGATAAGCTTCTTGGTACGCTCGGTCCAAGGTTTCTTGGCCCACTTGCAATATTGAGGATATGGAGCTTCTGCTTGTTCTATGTCATGGCTGAACTGTGGGGCAGTGTTGTCATCTCAGTGCTATTCTGGGGATTTGCCAATCAG ATTACAACAGTTGATGAGGCCAAAAAATTCTATCCCCTCTTTGGGCTTGGCGCGAATGTTGCCCTTATATTTTCTGGTCGAACAGTGAAGTACTTCTccaatttgagaaaaaatctTGGCCCTGGAGTTGATGGCTGGGCCATCTCGTTGAAAGCTATGATGAGCATCGTGGTTCTGATGGGACTTGCAATTTGTGGCCTTTACTGGTGGGTCAACACTTTCGTTCCTCTTCCAACCCGtagcaagaagaagaag GAAAAGCATAAGATGGGAACGATGGAGAGCTTGAAGTTCTTGGTCTCTTCCCGATATATTCGGGACCTCGCCACTCTGGTGGTTGCATATGGTATTAGCATCAACCTCGTCGAGGTTACATGGAAATCAAAGCTCAAAGCCCAA TTCCCAAGCCCTAATGAGTACTCTTCCTTCATGGGCGACTTCTCGACTGCGACAGGAATTGCAACCTTCACGATGATGCTTCTTAGCCAGTTTATCTTCGACAAGTACGGATGGGGAGTTGCTGCTAAGATTGCACCCACTGTGTTGCTTCTGACGGGAGTTGGGTTCTTCTCTCTGATATTGTTTGGCGACCCCTTCGCTCCTACCCTGGCAAAGTTTGGGATGACCCCTCTTCTTGCAGCTGTCTATGTCGGTGCCATGCAGAACATTTTCAGCAAGAGTGCCAAGTACAGCTTGTTTGACCCATGCAAAGAAATGGCTTATATTCCGCTTGATGAGGACACCAAG GTGAAAGGAAAAGCAGCAATTGATGTTGTGTGCAACCCATTAGGCAAGTCGGGAGGGGCCCTGATCCAGCAGTTCATGATCCTAACCTTTGGCTCTCTGGCTAACTCCACTCCCTACCTCGGAGGGATCTTAATGGTGATTGTGCTTGGTTGGCTCGCTGCAGCTAAGTCCCTGGACACCCAATTCACCGCCTTACGCCGTGAGGAAGAACTCGAGAAGGAGATGGAGCAGGCGAGCGTTAAGATCCCAGTCGTGGCCCAGAACGAAAGTGGAGGCACTTCTGTTGGGGGCGACTTGAGTTTAAATCCTACAGCTGGTGACTCCTCGACCAGTTGA
- the LOC116200458 gene encoding pentatricopeptide repeat-containing protein At1g15510, chloroplastic, producing the protein MALPAKTSPISLHRDHLGPLSTKTLKASTLNCSQNIQPHQISTKKYQVLPALSTQSSTSPRNPNSILCQLCLRGDLQQALSYLNSVQELDFTVEEDTYIALLRSCEYRRAYDEGALVYSYVLRDNGTHLSIRLGNALLSMFVRFRNISDAWYVFGKMAARDVFSWNVMVGGYAKNGFFDEALDLYHRMLWVGVRPDVYTFPCVLRTCGGIPDLVRGREIHVHLIRFGFESDVDVLNALITMYMKCGDFSSARLVFDRMPRRDRISWNAMISGYFENGECLEGLRLFLTMLECSFDPDLMTMTSVISACELLGDEWLGREIHGYVMRTDFGTEVSICNSLIQMYSSAGLWEEAEKVFSRMEYNDVVSWTAMISSYENNFLPEKALETYEKMEEVREMPDEITIASVLSACASLGRLDLGLKIHDLADRMGLVSYVIVANTLIDMYSKCKCIDKALEVFNSIREKNVISWTSIILGLRINNRCFEALIFFRQMKLALKPNTVTLISVLSACSRIGALMCGKEIHAYALRTTQAFGGFLPNALLDMYVRCGRMRLAWNQFNTHPKDVASWNTLLTGYAERGQGKLTLDLFHRMVISGVSPDEITFISLLCACSRSGLVDEGLEYFEFMQSEYSIVPNLKHYACVVDLLGRSGRLEEAYEFIQKMPLMPDAAIWGALLNSCRIHREIRLGEIAAQHIFEIDTKSVGYYILLCNLYADCGKWDEVARVRRVIRERGLNVDPGCSWIEVKGKVQAFLSGDDFHPHIKEINAVLEGFYDRMEEEGYKRVEMRSSSNEVEASRAEIFCGHSERLAIAFGLINTAPGTPIWVTKNLYMCQTCHDMVKFITKVVRRQISVRDTEIFHHFRDGVCSCGDEGYWGKTG; encoded by the coding sequence ATGGCTCTTCCTGCTAAAACATCTCCAATTTCTCTTCATCGAGACCACCTCGGTCCTCTTTCCACCAAGACCCTCAAAGCCAGCACTCTGAATTGCTCTCAGAATATCCAACCCCATCAAATTTCCACCAAAAAGTACCAAGTACTCCCAGCCCTAAGCACACAAAGCTCAACCAGTCCCCGTAACCCAAATTCAATCCTGTGCCAGCTATGCCTCCGAGGAGACCTACAGCAAGCCTTGAGCTACTTAAACTCCGTGCAAGAATTGGACTTTACGGTGGAGGAGGACACTTACATCGCTTTGTTGAGGTCGTGCGAGTACAGGAGGGCCTACGATGAAGGGGCTCTGGTGTACTCCTACGTGTTGAGGGACAATGGTACCCATTTGAGCATTAGGTTGGGAAACGCTCTGCTGAGCATGTTTGTCAGGTTTCGCAATATAAGTGATGCGTGGTACGTGTTCGGTAAAATGGCTGCGAGAGACGTCTTCTCTTGGAATGTTATGGTTGGTGGGTATGCCAAGAATGGGTTCTTCGATGAGGCTCTGGATTTATACCACAGGATGTTGTGGGTCGGTGTGAGGCCTGACGTTTATACGTTTCCTTGTGTCCTGAGGACTTGCGGTGGCATTCCAGACTTGGTGAGGGGAAGGGAGATTCATGTCCATCTGATTAGATTCGGTTTCGAGTCTGATGTTGATGTTCTTAATGCTTTGATCACCATGTACATGAAATGCGGGGATTTCTCGAGCGCGAGGTTGGTGTTTGATAGGATGCCTAGGAGGGACAGAATCTCATGGAATGCAATGATTTCAGGGTATTTTGAGAATGGTGAGTGCTTGGAAGGATTGAGGTTGTTCCTCACAATGCTCGAGTGCTCATTCGACCCAGATTTGATGACCATGACCAGTGTGATCTCTGCCTGTGAGCTTCTTGGTGATGAGTGGTTAGGGAGAGAAATTCACGGGTATGTGATGAGGACGGATTTTGGCACTGAAGTCTCCATCTGCAACTCGCTGATTCAAATGTACTCGAGTGCCGGTCTCTGGGAAGAAGCAGAGAAAGTATTCTCAAGAATGGAGTATAACGATGTGGTCTCATGGACTGCAATGATTTCATCCTACGAGAATAATTTCCTTCCTGAGAAAGCACTAGAAACCTATGAAAAGATGGAGGAAGTGCGCGAAATGCCCGATGAGATCACTATAGCTAGTGTTCTTTCGGCTTGCGCTTCTTTAGGTCGCCTGGATTTAGGCTTGAAGATTCACGACCTTGCGGATAGGATGGGGCTCGTCTCTTATGTCATAGTTGCAAACACGCTAATTGACATGTATTCCAAGTGCAAATGCATCGACAAGGCTCTAGAAGTGTTTAACTCAATTCGCGAGAAGAATGTCATATCATGGACTTCAATCATCCTTGGGCTTCGGATCAATAACCGGTGCTTTGAGGCCTTGATCTTCTTTCGCCAAATGAAGCTTGCCTTGAAGCCCAACACTGTCACCTTAATCTCTGTCCTCTCAGCATGCTCTCGTATTGGAGCCCTGATGTGCGGGAAGGAGATTCACGCCTATGCTCTAAGGACCACGCAAGCATTTGGTGGGTTCTTGCCCAACGCACTGTTGGACATGTACGTGAGATGTGGACGGATGAGGCTCGCATGGAACCAGTTTAATACCCACCCGAAGGATGTCGCGTCCTGGAATACTCTTCTGACAGGTTATGCCGAACGAGGGCAGGGAAAGCTAACTCTCGATCTCTTCCATCGGATGGTGATATCTGGAGTGTCTCCAGACGAGATTACTTTTATCTCGCTCTTATGTGCTTGTTCTAGGTCAGGTCTGGTGGATGAAGGCTTAGAGTACTTTGAATTCATGCAGAGTGAGTATTCTATTGTTCCTAACCTCAAGCACTATGCTTGTGTGGTCGATTTACTTGGTCGCTCTGGGAGATTAGAGGAGGCATATGAGTTTATTCAGAAAATGCCCTTAATGCCTGATGCAGCGATATGGGGAGCCCTCCTAAATTCATGCAGAATACACCGAGAAATCAGGCTTGGGGAGATTGCAGCTCAGCATATATTCGAGATTGATACCAAGAGCGTCGGGTATTACATTCTCTTGTGTAATTTATATGCTGACTGCGGGAAATGGGATGAAGTAGCGAGAGTGAGAAGGGTAATACGGGAAAGGGGGCTGAATGTGGATCCTGGTTGTAGCTGGATTGAGGTGAAAGGGAAGGTTCAGGCTTTTCTCAGCGGAGACGATTTTCATCCTCATATAAAGGAAATAAACGCAGTCTTGGAGGGATTTTACGATAGAATGGAAGAAGAGGGTTACAAAAGAGTGGAGATGAGAAGTTCCAGCAATGAAGTCGAGGCTTCGAGAGCAGAGATTTTCTGTGGGCACAGTGAGAGATTGGCAATTGCATTTGGGCTGATAAATACTGCTCCTGGGACTCCCATTTGGGTGACAAAGAATCTATACATGTGCCAAACGTGTCACGATATGGTGAAGTTTATCACGAAGGTGGTGAGGAGGCAAATTTCCGTTAGGGATACAGAGATTTTCCACCATTTCCGGGATGGAGTTTGCTCTTGTGGTGATGAAGGTTATTGGGGGAAAACTGGATaa
- the LOC116197278 gene encoding apical junction molecule, whose translation MEASYAFTEEEMAVNEHLGYPKAYAKLCRGRSTGPYSLGPPFTFTPYAPQQDELLKAEELELMFQIIDPKAKPTAKPKIFISLLWKQLNHLGNAGFDPAVIRVDPYGNVLYFHADSASPLAWDIDHWFPCSRGGLTVPSNLRILQWQACKRKHNKLEFLIPWWDFQLGISVNQFLSIFASSNSDFRQRAFPYLFSEGENEEINPSQSVNGHSFPHHFIESKEKLGLAPAAIVVTRRESSPRDYSVLKSLDHNKQLWPHQPAIASRKGKPLKENENPNQGTSTYQAIVMARDSLKQKEESKKLQAELQELDHEVTHMKRKNEEEKVTIQDLELALIKRRRRAEKCRRLAEAQSSYRTMLEKMIRDAMHQSVVYKEQVRLNQAAANALMARLEAQKAICDASEKELHRIHKQKDVIEKQIRPEWEKARKRSRGNEDFLINGEEENRKPVLYLPGIKPNTTPLHKELRVFLEEEQRASVTRFSPVNEGKSEGGLDDEEEHEINAVNEIEEASEVGQISRGRRREGFFAVVKKPDREEEDGETRKLRGKENVEKWLEMLLENVPDEPAPQEEDKDQNTSTATDDDIIKNLNIKYPPPQKKEEEEKFKEVSEKESSELKKDDEIVEIESTKLVVAEAGSGRELEGKEKKKEKVLARSESARTFRRIPSSPSIILGMKKGVDCIRKKPVVFSDDEGDENYATRRNFLSSSFKSIKKAVKI comes from the exons ATGGAAGCTAGCTATGCCTTCACGGAGGAAGAAATGGCAGTGAACGAGCATCTTGGATACCCGAAAGCATATGCGAAGCTCTGCAGAGGCAGGAGCACCGGGCCTTACAGCCTTGGCCCTCCGTTCACTTTCACACCCTACGCTCCGCAGCAGGATGAG CTTCTGAAAGCAGAGGAGTTAGAGCTGATGTTTCAGATAATTGATCCCAAAGCGAAACCAACTGCGAAACCGAAGATCTTCATCAGCCTTCTGTGGAAGCAGCTCAACCACTTAGG AAATGCCGGGTTTGATCCTGCAGTGATCAGGGTGGACCCTTATGGGAATGTCCTCTATTTCCATGCTGATTCAGCCTCTCCTCTTGCTTGGGACATTGATCATTGGTTCCCATGCTCGA GAGGGGGATTGACTGTTCCAAGCAACTTGAGGATACTGCAATGGCAAGCATGCAAGAGAAAGCACAACAAGCTGGAATTCCTCATCCCCTGGTGGGACTTCCAGTTAGGCATCTCTGTGAACCAGTTCCTATCCATCTTTGCCTCTTCAAACTCTGATTTCAGGCAAAGGGCCTTCCCCTACCTGTTCTCCGAAGGTGAGAACGAGGAAATAAACCCTTCTCAGTCGGTAAATGGGCATTCTTTCCCTCACCACTTCATCGAATCAAAAGAGAAACTTGGACTGGCACCCGCTGCAATTGTGGTCACACGAAGGGAGTCTTCTCCCCGTGATTATTCAGTCTTGAAGTCTTTGGATCACAATAAACAGCTGTGGCCTCATCAACCTGCAATTG CCTCAAGGAAAGGGAAACCGCTGAAGGAAAACGAGAACCCCAATCAAGGAACGAGCACGTATCAAGCGATAGTGATGGCCCGAGATTCGCTCAAACAGAAGGAGGAGTCAAAGAAGTTGCAGGCAGAACTTCAGGAGCTCGATCATGAGGTGACCCATATGAAGAGGAAGAATGAGGAGGAGAAGGTAACGATTCAAGACCTCGAGTTGGCACTGATAAAGAGAAGGAGACGGGCCGAGAAATGTAGGAGGCTAGCGGAGGCTCAGTCCTCTTATCGGACCATGCTCGAGAAGATGATCCGTGATGCTATGCACCA GAGTGTTGTCTATAAGGAACAGGTGAGGCTGAATCAGGCAGCAGCGAATGCTCTCATGGCGAGGCTTGAAGCACAGAAAGCGATTTGTGATGCCTCGGAGAAAGAACTCCACAGGATACACAAACAGAAGGATGTAATCGAGAAGCAGATTCGACCCGAGTGGGAGAAAGCAAGGAAGAGATCGAGGGGAAACGAAGATTTCTTGATTAACGGCGAGGAGGAGAACCGAAAGCCAGTGCTCTACTTACCTGGGATAAAACCGAATACTACACCTCTACACAAGGAACTGAGGGTCTTCCTAGAGGAGGAACAAAGAGCTTCAGTGACTCGTTTTTCTCCGGTCAATGAAGGAAAGTCCGAAGGAGGtcttgatgatgaagaagagcatGAAATCAATGCTGTGAATGAAATCGAGGAGGCTTCCGAGGTGGGACAAATTAGTAGAGGGCGGCGCAGAGAAGGGTTCTTTGCTGTTGTCAAAAAGCCCGAtagagaggaggaggatggaGAGACCAGGAAGTTAAGGGGCAAAGAAAACGTCGAGAAATGGCTTGAGATGCTTCTCGAGAATGTTCCCGATGAACCAGCTCCTCAAGAGGAGGATAAAGATCAAAATACATCGACAGCCACTGATGATGACATAATCAAGAACTTGAATATCAAGTACCCTCCTCCTcagaagaaggaggaggaggagaagttTAAGGAGGTCTCGGAAAAGGAATCATCTGAGCTGAAGAAAGACGACGAGATAGTTGAAATAGAATCAACGAAACTGGTGGTTGCAGAAGCTGGGAGCGGAAGGGAGTtggaaggaaaagagaagaaaaaggagaaggtGCTGGCGAGATCGGAGAGTGCGAGGACTTTCCGTCGAATCCCGTCTTCTCCTTCCATAATACTGGGAATGAAGAAGGGCGTCGACTGTATTAGGAAGAAGCCTGTGGTCTTCAGCGATGACGAGGGAGACGAGAATTATGCTACGAGGAGGAACTTCCTCAGCTCATCTTTCAAGTCAATCAAGAAAGCCgtaaaaatatga
- the LOC116189417 gene encoding molybdate transporter 2, whose amino-acid sequence MEDPSSNGISTAPLLPQHRGPWWRRNLRLRNPLSSEMSGAVGDLGTYIPIVLTLTLVSHLDLSTTLIFTALYNIATGLLFGVPMPVQPMKSIAAVAVSESPHLSVSQIAAAGLSTAAVLLVLGATGLMSFFYRYIPQPVVRGVQLSQGLSFAFSAIKYIRYEQDFAASKSGSPRSWLGLDGLILALASILFLLLSTGAGDTDSSSSSSSIEDTDGSLELSQSKHRIKQRLRILSSIPSALLVFLFGLVICFVRDPSIFKDIRFGPSKLHVLKITWDDWKTGFFRAAVPQIPLSVLNSVIAVCKLSGDLFPDRELSATSVSVSVGLMNFVGCWFGAMPVCHGAGGLAGQYRFGARTGLSVVFLGLGKLFLGLVFGNSFVRVLSQFPIGILGVLLLFAGVELAMASRDMNSKEESFVMLVCAAVSLTGSSAALGFGCGILLFLLVKLRSMDCSSGFFSFKKSKNPVNEANIIP is encoded by the exons ATGGAAGACCCGTCCAGCAACGGTATCAGCACCGCCCCGCTCCTCCCCCAGCATCGCGGGCCGTGGTGGCGCCGCAACCTACGCCTCAGAAACCCCCTCTCCTCGGAGATGTCTGGCGCCGTCGGGGACCTCGGGACCTACATACCCATAGTCCTGACCCTGACTCTAGTGTCCCACCTTGACCTCAGCACCACCCTCATATTCACCGCCCTCTACAACATCGCCACCGGCCTCCTCTTCGGCGTCCCCATGCCCGTCCAGCCTATGAAGTCCATTGCCGCCGTCGCCGTCTCCGAATCCCCCCACCTCTCCGTCTCCCAGATCGCCGCCGCGGGCCTTTCCACAGCCGCCGTCCTCCTCGTCCTCGGTGCCACCGGCCTTATGTCCTTCTTCTACAG GTACATCCCCCAGCCCGTCGTCCGTGGAGTTCAGCTCTCTCAGGGCCTTTCCTTTGCCTTCTCCGCGATCAAATACATTCGGTACGAACAAGATTTCGCGGCATCAAAGTCTGGCTCTCCCCGGTCGTGGCTCGGGCTAGACGGTCTGATCCTCGCCCTGGCCTCCATACTCTTTCTACTCCTGTCCACTGGAGCTGGCGATACTGAttcgagctcgagctcgagctcgatCGAAGATACTGACGGTAGTCTTGAGCTAAGCCAGTCGAAGCATCGCATCAAGCAGAGACTGAGGATCCTCTCATCGATACCGTCGGCCCTCTTGGTTTTCCTATTCGGGCTAGTGATCTGTTTCGTCCGCGACCCTTCGATCTTCAAGGACATCAGATTTGGGCCATCGAAGCTCCATGTGCTGAAGATCACCTGGGATGATTGGAAGACTGGATTTTTCAGGGCTGCTGTCCCCCAGATCCCGCTGTCAGTGCTAAACTCGGTCATCGCAGTCTGCAAACTGTCGGGTGACCTGTTCCCCGACAGGGAACTATCTGCAACCTCGGTCTCTGTCAGTGTTGGGTTAATGAACTTTGTTGGGTGCTGGTTTGGGGCGATGCCGGTGTGTCACGGGGCTGGCGGCCTTGCGGGCCAGTACCGGTTCGGGGCACGAACCGGTCTATCTGTTGTGTTCCTCGGGCTTGGGAAGCTGTTTCTGGGGCTGGTTTTTGGTAACTCCTTTGTCCGGGTTCTGAGCCAGTTCCCTATTGGGATTCTGGGGGTGTTGCTGCTGTTTGCTGGGGTAGAGCTCGCAATGGCTTCCAGGGACATGAACTCGAAGGAGGAGTCCTTTGTGATGTTGGTCTGTGCTGCTGTATCTTTGACCGGGTCCAGTGCCGCTCTCGGGTTCGGATGTGGGATCTTGCTGTTCTTGCTGGTCAAGTTGAGGTCCATGGATTGCTCTTCTGGGTTCTTCTCGTTCAAGAAATCGAAAAATCCTGTCAATGAGGCTAATATAATCCCTTGA
- the LOC116192866 gene encoding scarecrow-like protein 9, translating to MGMDPRLRGFPVAVNGISFSNNQPLPFFPDQTLAAVPRFGNASVDNGFRGGIQYHPPEMTRDSLPPCSSGAQEEFPEDCDFSDTMLSYIRQMLMEEDMEEKTCMLQDSLDLQAAEKSLYEAIGKKYPPSPEVIPSCSHTAHPTSEVPDDEFSCNFSNPYQYNYSGISVARNFSTYGSTPQSSYSPSNSAFSRVDGLVDSPGSILQEPDLASESQLVWQFRKGVKEASKFLPSGNGFLDNIELKGILSRNLKVKHDEGLVKVERGDEVECLNSPNGSRGRKNRPQREEGDMEEERSSKQAAVFAEPIVRSEMFDAVLLCNHSGGKNHLALLREALKNGTNPNMLQNGQPKELDGGKGRGKKHGRKKEVVDLRTLLINCAQAVATDDRTSTSQFLKQIRQHASPFGDGNQRLAHCLGDGLEARLAGTGSQIYKGLISKRTAAADILKAYHLFLAACPFRKLSNFVSNKTIINAAADSMRIHIIDFGILYGFQWPTLIQRLSMRPGGPPRIRITGIEFPQPGFRPAERVEETGHRLKAYAEKFGVPFEYTAIAKKWETIKVEELKIDRDEFLVVNCLYRAKNLLDETVAVDSPRNMVLNLIRKINPDIFIHGIVNGSYNAPFFVTRFREALFHFSALFDMLETLVPRENLERMLIEKEIFGREALNVIACEGWERVERPETYKQWQVRDMRAGFVQVPFDPEIVQRASDRVRLNYHKDFLIDEDIRWLLQGWKGRIIFALSCWKPA from the coding sequence ATGGGTATGGATCCTCGGCTGCGCGGGTTCCCAGTTGCGGTGAATGGAATCTCATTCAGTAATAATCAACCTCTTCCCTTTTTCCCGGATCAGACCTTAGCAGCGGTGCCGAGGTTCGGGAATGCCTCTGTGGACAATGGTTTTCGAGGAGGAATCCAATATCATCCTCCGGAGATGACTCGGGATAGTCTACCCCCATGTTCGAGTGGGGCGCAGGAGGAGTTCCCGGAAGATTGCGATTTCTCCGATACCATGTTGAGTTACATAAGGCAGATGCTGATGGAAGAAGATATGGAGGAGAAGACCTGCATGCTTCAAGATTCCTTGGACCTCCAAGCTGCTGAGAAATCGCTCTATGAGGCTATTGGAAAAAAGTATCCTCCCTCACCGGAAGTCATCCCGAGCTGTAGCCATACTGCACATCCAACCAGTGAAGTTCCAGACGACGAGTTCTCTTGCAATTTTTCGAATCCGTATCAGTACAATTATAGTGGGATCTCAGTAGCTAGAAATTTTTCAACTTATGGATCAACACCTCAGTCATCTTACAGCCCGTCGAACAGTGCATTTAGTAGGGTAGATGGGCTCGTGGATTCTCCGGGCAGCATTCTCCAGGAACCTGATTTAGCGAGTGAGAGCCAGTTGGTTTGGCAGTTCAGGAAGGGGGTTAAGGAAGCTAGTAAGTTCCTTCCTAGTGGTAACGGGTTCCTTGACAATATAGAGTTGAAGGGAATTCTGTCACGGAACCTGAAAGTGAAACATGATGAGGGTCTAGTGAAGGTAGAGAGAGGCGATGAGGTTGAGTGCTTGAACTCCCCAAATGGGTCACGGGGAAGGAAGAATCGTCCTCAGCGAGAGGAAGGAGACATGGAGGAGGAGAGAAGTAGCAAGCAAGCAGCTGTCTTTGCTGAACCAATCGTTCGATCAGAGATGTTTGATGCCGTCCTTCTGTGCAACCACAGTGGAGGTAAGAACCACCTGGCACTTCTTCGAGAGGCCTTGAAAAATGGGACAAACCCAAACATGCTTCAGAATGGACAACCTAAAGAGCTCGATGGAGGAAAAGGGAGGGGAAAGAAGCACGGCCGGAAGAAGGAGGTTGTGGACTTGAGAAcgctattaattaattgtgcTCAGGCAGTTGCTACTGATGATCGAACAAGCACAAGCCAGTTCCTAAAGCAGATTAGGCAGCATGCGTCTCCTTTCGGGGATGGGAACCAGAGGTTGGCGCACTGTCTCGGTGATGGACTTGAAGCCAGGTTGGCTGGTACGGGAAGTCAGATCTACAAAGGCCTCATCAGTAAGAGAACTGCTGCTGCTGATATCTTGAAAGCGTACCATCTCTTCCTGGCTGCCTGCCCATTCAGGAAACTGTCAAACTTTGTGTCGAACAAGACTATAATCAATGCAGCAGCAGATTCCATGAGGATTCATATAATCGATTTCGGGATCCTTTATGGATTCCAGTGGCCCACGCTGATACAGCGACTGTCAATGAGGCCAGGGGGCCCGCCCAGGATTCGAATCACTGGGATTGAGTTCCCCCAGCCTGGGTTCAGGCCAGCGGAGCGGGTGGAGGAGACGGGCCATCGGCTCAAGGCGTATGCGGAGAAGTTCGGTGTCCCATTTGAGTACACTGCGATAGCAAAGAAGTGGGAAACAATTAAAGTGGAAGAGCTCAAAATCGACAGGGACGAGTTTCTTGTGGTCAACTGTTTGTACCGGGCAAAGAACCTGCTCGATGAGACTGTTGCTGTGGACAGCCCGAGAAACATGGTCCTCAACTTGATCAGGAAGATCAATCCCGATATCTTCATCCATGGGATTGTAAATGGTTCCTACAATGCCCCCTTCTTTGTCACACGATTTCGGGAGGCTCTATTCCACTTCTCGGCCCTTTTTGATATGCTCGAGACTCTTGTTCCTAGAGAGAATCTGGAGAGGATGCTGATCGAGAAGGAGATCTTTGGGAGGGAGGCTTTGAATGTAATAGCATGCGAGGGGTGGGAGAGAGTTGAGAGGCCAGAGACGTACAAGCAGTGGCAGGTCCGGGACATGCGGGCTGGGTTTGTCCAGGTGCCATTCGATCCGGAGATCGTGCAGAGGGCAAGTGATCGAGTAAGGTTGAACTACCACAAGGACTTTCTGATCGATGAGGATATCCGCTGGCTATTGCAGGGCTGGAAGGGCCGAATCATTTTCGCCCTCTCGTGTTGGAAACCAGCATAG
- the LOC116192870 gene encoding UPF0161 protein At3g09310, with product MAVVLRLDPLRPFSANCVASRRQNPRFCPLNFQQHQNRSSIIGTSFNLRRGRGSVASQLDSGSDPNSPQDEKEDSAGVKVALSMLRFYKREISPLLPNSCRYIPTCSEYSMEAYKKYGVAKGTVLTAWRLCRCNPLGGSGFDPPRWFNEERPSPEE from the exons ATGGCTGTCGTCCTCCGTCTCGACCCGCTGAGGCCATTCTCAGCCAACTGCGTCGCCTCCCGTCGCCAGAACCCTAGATTCTGTCCTTTGAATTTCCAACAACATCAAAATCGGAGCTCCATAATCGGCACTTCCTTCAATCTTCGCCGTGGTCGGGGCTCAGTTGCCAGTCAGCTAGACAGCGGCTCAGACCCTAACAGCCCTCAAG ATGAAAAGGAGGACAGTGCGGGAGTCAAAGTGGCTTTGTCCATGCTCAGATTCTACAAGA GAGAAATTTCGCCTCTGTTGCCAAACAGTTGCCGGTACATTCCGACCTGCAGTGAGTACTCCATGGAAGCTTACAAGAAGTACGGGGTCGCGAAAGGCACTGTCTTGACTGCGTGGCGTCTTTGTCGTTGCAACCCTCTCG GTGGGTCGGGTTTTGATCCTCCGCGATGGTTCAATGAGGAGCGCCCTAGTCCTGAGGAGTGA